Proteins encoded together in one Lathyrus oleraceus cultivar Zhongwan6 chromosome 5, CAAS_Psat_ZW6_1.0, whole genome shotgun sequence window:
- the LOC127081087 gene encoding uncharacterized protein LOC127081087 has protein sequence MTRIGHFWGDPRAQVHRNPTPPPRPETPARQEEMTNDIVEQEYQEFEQIPRVARRPTVVMVNRNQDPDQVVQQVRHDAAMGEQNQEAILEQIIVQNGVSPCLQRPTYSSPLPDFVLQTELPWGWKVLKFAKFVGDTEESIVEHVAMYQNEVGDIVNNEDLNLKYFPSSLTKTLKELDSVKRTVAESVDQYLNRFRLLKARCFTQVPKHELVDIAAESLDYSIRKKMDTQYVRDMAQLANRV, from the exons ATGACAAGGATTGGACACTTTTGGGGAGACCCAAGGGCTCAGGTCCATCGCAATCCTACTCCTCCTCCTCGACCGGAAACACCGGCTCGACAAGAGGAGATGACGAATGATATTGTCGAACAGGAATATCAGGAATTCGAACAAATCCCAAGGGTGGCACGAAGGCCCACCGTGGTAATGGTTAACCGTAACCAGGATCCTGACCAGGTGGTTCAACAAGTTCGACACGATGCAGCCATGGGGGAACAAAACCAAGAGGCTATCCTCGAACAGATCATAGTGCAAAATGGAGTAAGCCCTTGCCTACAACGGCCGACTTACTCTTCACCTCTACCAGATTTTGTCCTACAGACAGAATTGCCATGGGGGTGGAAAGTCCTGAAATTTGCCAAGTTCGTTGGGGATACTGAAGAATCCATCGTCGAACACGTGGCCATGTACCAGAACGAGGTTGGCGACATAGTGAACAATGAGGACTTGAACTTAAAATACTTCCCAAGTTCTCTTACAAAAAC CCTCAAAGAACTAGATAGCGTTAAGCGAACGGTTGCTGAGTCAGTTGATCAATATCTAAACAGGTTTAGACTGCTGAAGGCACGATGCTTTACTCAAGTCCCTAAACACGAACTAGTCGACATAGCGGCTGAGAgtctagattattctataaggaaaaaGATGGATACTCAGTATGTTAGAGATATGGCCCAATTGGCTAATAGGGTTTGA